The genomic region GTGGAATTTATCATCAATCACACGCGATGTTTTGTCCGCACGCTCGATGTAGCGCCCGATCTGGATGAATTCCCAGCCGTCCCCGTGGTCGATGGTCGAGTCAGTCACCCCGCGGAATCCATTAGAGAACCGGACAATCTCCCGGAAAAAGCCGTAGGGATTCCGCTCAAAGAGTTGGCGGGATTGTTTCGAAATGAGCCAGAGATAAAAGCGATTCATCTCCTCCCACATTTCCTCAGAGATTTGCTCACGCACCGTACGGGTGTTTTCGCGGGCGGCGGCGACACAACTCACGATGGAGTTCGCATTTTCCCGTGAGAAAACCAGGAACTCAGTCACCCCTGTTTGGTCCGAGTCATATTGCAGTTTTTTGAAATTCGCCTTTTCCCCGAGGCACTCGACGAGCGGCAGCCAGTCCAAGCTAATGGGCTGGGATTGTGCCGGGGGAATGTCCAGCATGAGCTGGGTATTGACCTCGACGAACCGGGCGATCTCCTCGGTCCGCTCGACATAACGACTCATCCAGAATAAACATTCGGCGACGCGACTGAGCATATTATTGGTCTCCTTCCAGTACCCAGGTATCCTTGCTTCCGCCCCCTTGGGAGGAATTCACCACGAGCGAACCTTTTTTCAGGGCGACTCGGGTCAGGCCCCCGGGGATAATCGTGACTTTCTCTCCATAAAGGATGTACGGGCGCAGGTCGATATGACGGCCTTCGAATTCCCCGTCACAATAACAACCCAGACGAGAGAGAGAAATGGTGGGTTGGGCAATGTAATTTCGGGGGTTACCCTTGATCAGGCGGCGGAATTTCTCGATCTCAGCCTTCGTCGAGTGCGGACCGACGAGCATGCCGTATCCTCCGCTTTCATTGGCGGCTTTGACCACCAGCTTTGGCAGGTTTTCCATGATATATTTCATGTCCTTTTCTTCACTGGCAAGGAATGTCTCCACATTCGGCAGGATCGGATCTTGGTTCAGGTAATATTTGATCATCTTTGGCACGAAATAATAAATGACCTTGTCGTCGGCGATACCCGTGCCGATGGAGTTTGCCAGGCTGACATTACCCGCCCGGTAAGCCCCGACGAGTCCGGGGACCCCGAGCATGGAGTCTTT from Verrucomicrobiota bacterium harbors:
- a CDS encoding alpha-E domain-containing protein → MLSRVAECLFWMSRYVERTEEIARFVEVNTQLMLDIPPAQSQPISLDWLPLVECLGEKANFKKLQYDSDQTGVTEFLVFSRENANSIVSCVAAARENTRTVREQISEEMWEEMNRFYLWLISKQSRQLFERNPYGFFREIVRFSNGFRGVTDSTIDHGDGWEFIQIGRYIERADKTSRVIDDKFHLLTQKNKDAGRMIVQWNAILRNRSASQAYQRRYKAEVVAQRVAELLLLSNSFPRSVLHCVRRVDWALRRLSGAGEWGFLNRPEKVSGRLMAELSFSEVDDIFAKGLHQVVDGIQSSLNEVGAGLYESYITYSHPRFVPDSRHGNVTVQLTQSQQ